From a region of the Latilactobacillus sakei genome:
- a CDS encoding tRNA (adenine-N(1))-methyltransferase — protein sequence MSPINLSKRLAAVAQFVPQDSIVADIGSDHAYLPIWLTEQKRLKGAIAGEVVAGPFESTQTHVSQWHLEDQIQVRLGDGVEVLNPEEDQVTCIVIAGMGGLLITEILERGLAHLNGHERLVLQPNIMEPTVREWLMKHHYAIVEEAIVAEDGHIYEVIVGEPSTEAVALDEADLVFGPVLRHRQPADFQLKWSTLLNKKRHLLVQLQGAQVTPTEKINAVQHEIQLIEEVQTWDN from the coding sequence TTGTCACCAATTAATTTATCGAAACGTTTAGCGGCAGTTGCGCAGTTCGTCCCACAAGATAGTATCGTTGCTGATATCGGGTCAGATCATGCTTATTTACCAATCTGGCTGACGGAGCAAAAACGATTAAAGGGGGCCATCGCGGGTGAAGTGGTTGCTGGCCCTTTTGAATCAACCCAAACACATGTGAGCCAATGGCATTTAGAGGACCAAATTCAAGTCCGGTTAGGTGATGGCGTTGAAGTCCTTAACCCTGAAGAAGACCAAGTCACCTGTATTGTGATTGCGGGGATGGGTGGCTTATTGATTACTGAAATATTAGAACGTGGTTTAGCACATCTAAACGGGCACGAACGATTAGTTTTACAACCTAATATTATGGAACCGACCGTTCGGGAATGGTTAATGAAGCACCACTACGCCATTGTCGAAGAAGCAATCGTTGCCGAAGACGGGCACATTTACGAAGTCATCGTTGGTGAACCAAGTACTGAGGCTGTTGCACTCGATGAAGCTGACTTAGTATTCGGCCCAGTTTTACGACACCGTCAACCGGCGGACTTCCAATTGAAATGGTCAACTTTATTAAATAAGAAACGTCATTTATTGGTGCAACTTCAAGGGGCTCAAGTGACGCCAACTGAAAAAATTAATGCAGTGCAACATGAAATTCAATTAATTGAGGAGGTTCAAACATGGGACAATTAA
- a CDS encoding Nif3-like dinuclear metal center hexameric protein, producing the protein MGQLIASDLIAAIEAYAPLALKEGNDPTGFQIGRRDKVVKKVLVTLDVRPEVVQEAIDNEVDFIFAHHPVMFRPARNLDLSDPQNKMYADILTHDMTVYAAHTNLDKAQGGMNDWLAAALALKNVQPFNVTDYEPLMKLAVFVPETHADVVRQALGQAGAGELGDYQNCSFSSTGTGRFEPQTGADPFIGQAGQAEAVTEVKIEVILPAAKKNRVLKAMLAVHPYEEPAYDLIPLANQQQPIGIGRIGQVDQPMTVRDYAQFVCKTFDLTGLRLISNEPDKLVKTVAVVGGDGGKFFPAALQAKADLYITGDVYYHTGHDMLAAGLSVIDPGHHIESIVKTKMTVLFEEWRQINDWQVTFIKSQQKTDPFTFIFNAK; encoded by the coding sequence ATGGGACAATTAATCGCGAGTGACTTGATTGCGGCGATTGAAGCTTATGCGCCATTAGCGCTTAAAGAGGGTAATGATCCAACTGGCTTTCAAATTGGTCGCCGGGATAAGGTGGTTAAAAAAGTACTCGTCACATTAGATGTTCGGCCAGAAGTGGTGCAAGAAGCAATTGATAACGAGGTTGATTTTATTTTTGCCCACCACCCAGTGATGTTCCGACCAGCACGCAATCTTGATCTAAGTGATCCGCAAAATAAGATGTACGCTGATATACTGACGCATGATATGACGGTCTATGCAGCCCATACTAACCTTGATAAGGCCCAAGGTGGTATGAATGATTGGTTGGCAGCAGCGTTAGCACTTAAAAATGTGCAACCGTTCAATGTCACTGATTATGAGCCATTAATGAAACTAGCTGTTTTCGTCCCTGAAACACATGCGGATGTGGTACGCCAAGCTTTGGGACAAGCCGGGGCTGGTGAGCTTGGTGATTATCAAAACTGCAGTTTTAGTTCGACTGGTACCGGTCGTTTTGAACCACAGACTGGTGCTGATCCATTTATTGGACAAGCGGGCCAGGCAGAGGCGGTTACTGAGGTTAAGATCGAGGTTATTCTACCAGCCGCTAAAAAGAACCGCGTGTTAAAAGCGATGCTTGCGGTGCATCCTTATGAAGAACCAGCGTATGATTTAATCCCATTGGCTAATCAACAACAACCTATCGGCATCGGGCGCATTGGTCAAGTTGACCAACCAATGACAGTCCGGGACTACGCCCAATTTGTTTGCAAAACGTTTGATTTAACCGGTCTCCGCTTAATTTCAAATGAACCTGATAAATTAGTTAAAACAGTCGCAGTTGTTGGTGGTGATGGCGGTAAGTTCTTCCCAGCCGCTTTACAAGCCAAGGCTGATTTGTATATTACTGGTGACGTTTATTATCATACGGGCCATGACATGTTAGCGGCCGGATTATCCGTTATCGATCCTGGTCATCATATTGAAAGCATTGTGAAGACTAAGATGACCGTGTTATTTGAAGAATGGCGCCAAATAAACGATTGGCAGGTTACTTTTATTAAATCTCAGCAAAAAACTGATCCGTTTACATTTATTTTTAATGCGAAGTAG